Proteins encoded in a region of the Pocillopora verrucosa isolate sample1 chromosome 11, ASM3666991v2, whole genome shotgun sequence genome:
- the LOC131789162 gene encoding uncharacterized protein has product MSKFDRNALWLHFYLVFIDFIGLSKDLAVLNCKVLKEKSPYAVSGVYWIDPDGGSRSNAFQVYCDQQTDGGGWTLVYSYTFTTYSSFWTGRNAVTPRPSWSASGANVRVSKTVPLSETQYEAMDFSLWRSIGKEFLIKSNIDNWIACKEGSGSKVQHKKGSLSCKLVKQVSNQCTGTVPKSMSLPSRRPLLTAGSTYYYFDGDTRINSPTHDPCGKNRPNQLRNVQNPHGNIFVR; this is encoded by the coding sequence ATGAGCAAATTTGACAGGAATGCCCTCTGGCTACATTTCTATCTTGTTTTTATAGACTTCATAGGATTGTCCAAAGACTTAGCAGTGCTGAACTGTAAGGTGCTCAAAGAGAAGTCCCCTTACGCCGTGTCAGGCGTCTATTGGATAGATCCTGATGGCGGTTCCCGTAGTAACGCTTTCCAGGTCTACTGCGACCAGCAAACAGACGGAGGGGGTTGGACGCTAGTTTACAGTTACACTTTCACTACCTACTCAAGCTTCTGGACCGGCCGAAACGCTGTCACTCCGCGCCCATCTTGGTCAGCTAGCGGCGCTAACGTTCGAGTGTCTAAAACAGTTCCACTGAGCGAGACGCAGTATGAGGCCATGGACTTTTCTTTGTGGCGCAGCATTGGCAAGGAATTCCTGATCAAGAGCAACATCGACAACTGGATTGCATGCAAGGAAGGTTCTGGTAGCAAAGTGCAACACAAGAAGGGGTCACTTTCTTGTAAACTGGTGAAGCAGGTTTCTAATCAGTGCACTGGAACGGTACCAAAATCTATGAGTCTTCCCAGTCGCAGACCTCTCCTCACTGCTGGAAGTACTTATTACTACTTTGACGGGGACACAAGAATTAACTCACCAACTCATGATCCTTGTGGTAAAAATCGACCAAACCAGTTGAGAAACGTGCAAAACCCACATGGAAACATTTTTGTGCGCTGA